A stretch of the Crassostrea angulata isolate pt1a10 unplaced genomic scaffold, ASM2561291v2 HiC_scaffold_129, whole genome shotgun sequence genome encodes the following:
- the LOC128169430 gene encoding uncharacterized protein LOC128169430: MALSESQVPPDAQHYLVCGTGDCEKNCQFYCNDCHLPMCEQCRDEHQKNKKTKNHEVVPYKLRKRQLPVEKCNIHPTRQIEFLCEECQIPICPKCATTKEHHGHVFTDLEVVFAEKCSFCQEEIAKIRNYFEPTSQDLKNEIAEDVTKMKKIMEGIRAAMKAEAESVKKLVDTVISDKIEQVDKVEQSLLKTLNGQNQTIDDYINYLSDLVRTFYGYLSPSDIKNLTFALKSENLIMIKPIPETSKPVPPVFTAGQHSKEDVTKLLGRISVPNTKPETRKIKPMETVSTQLKPTGKQRKQDREYSDMKQTLSLPSSVTKVREYTVPGVGSVYHISLGKSGRLWVSDCFGHLVQTDLQGNQLQKIQTSAGFGYHTVTQDGDLIYTYKDIKVINRITPDNTITEFIKTGDWGPLSIHSSHINGDVLVGMRKDGEPSKVTRYNKTGTEIQNIQRDNKGQGLYSTPYYITENINGDVCVSDYIKHAVVVVDKSGQHRFSYTGKGSKFDPYGICTDVLGHILVCDDISNTVHLLDQDGQFLSLLLTPQQGVKYPISVCVDDENNLSVGQYIITTVTVYKYLQ, encoded by the coding sequence ATGGCATTATCTGAATCCCAAGTACCACCCGACGCCCAGCATTATTTGGTGTGTGGCACTGGAGACTGTGAGAAGAACTGCCAGTTTTACTGCAATGACTGTCACCTACCAATGTGTGAACAATGCAGAGATGAACATCAGAAGAATAAGAAAACCAAGAACCATGAAGTGGTCCCTTATAAGCTACGcaaacgtcaacttcctgtggAGAAATGCAATATCCACCCCACAAGACAAATAGAGTTTCTCTGTGAAGAATGCCAGATTCCCATTTGTCCCAAATGTGCAACCACAAAAGAACATCACGGCCATGTGTTTACCGACCTAGAAGTTGTCTTTGCTGAAAAATGTTCCTTTTGTCAAGAGGAAATAGCTAAAATTCGAAATTATTTTGAGCCTACTTCTCAAGATCTAAAAAACGAAATTGCCGAAGATGTcacaaaaatgaagaaaatcatgGAAGGCATAAGAGCAGCAATGAAGGCTGAAGCTGAGTCTGTGAAAAAGCTGGTAGACACAGTTATATCGGATAAAATTGAACAAGTCGACAAAGTAGAACAGTcattattaaaaacattaaacgGCCAAAACCAAACAATTGATGATTACATCAACTATCTCAGTGATTTAGTCAGAACATTTTATGGTTACCTATCTCCCTCGgacattaaaaatttaacatttgcTCTGAAATCTGAAaacttaataatgataaaaccaATACCAGAGACATCCAAACCAGTCCCACCCGTATTTACTGCTGGTCAACACAGCAAGGAAGATGTCACCAAACTACTGGGTAGAATAAGTGTTCCTAACACTAAACCAGAGACCAGAAAAATAAAGCCCATGGAGACTGTCTCTACACAGTTGAAACCTACAGGGAAACAGAGGAAACAAGACAGAGAGTATTCTGACATGAAACAAACACTGTCTCTGCCTTCTTCTGTCACCAAGGTCAGGGAGTACACAGTACCAGGTGTTGGCagtgtatatcatatatcactGGGTAAATCAGGCAGACTCTGGGTCAGTGATTGTTTTGGTCACCTTGTCCAAACAGATCTACAGGGGAATCAGCTACAGAAGATACAAACCAGTGCTGGATTTGGctaccacacagtcacacaggacGGGGATCTGATCTATACATACAAAGACATCAAAGTCATCAATAGGATAACACCGGACAATACAAtcactgaattcattaaaacaggAGACTGGGGACCACTCAGTATACACTCCTCCCACATCAACGGGGACGTTCTGGTGGGGATGAGAAAGGATGGAGAGCCCTCTAAAGTCACCAGGTATAACAAGACAGGGacagaaatacagaacatacagaGAGACAATAAAGGACAGGGACTGTATAGTACACCATactacatcacagaaaacatcaatggtgaTGTCTGTGTATCAGACTATATCAAACATGCTGTAGTGGTGGTGGATAAATCAGGACAACACAGGTTCTCCTACACAGGTAAGGGGTCAAAGTTTGATCCCTATGGAATATGTACTGATGTACTCggtcacatcctggtgtgtgatgataTCAGTAACACAGTTCATCTTCTGGATCAGGACGGTCAGTTCTTGTCTCTACTACTAACACCACAACAAGGTGTAAAGTATCCCATTAGTGTATGTGTGGATGATGAGAACAATCTCTCGGTGGGACAATACATTATTACCACAGTGACAGTGTACAAGTACCTACAGTGA